One Maribacter dokdonensis DSW-8 genomic region harbors:
- a CDS encoding DUF6503 family protein — MMNKLYLLVLVLAVFSCKQAPNKEKAAAPVDEVVKMVDSDKYSTELNKVFEAHGGLKAWKSYKTLIFEMPKEGFNEVQTIDLHKRFDKISTPANTIGYDGKEVWLLDKTGDYEGKPKFYHNLMFYFYAMPFVLSDDGIKYEEVDAMVYEGVSYPGYKISYNAGVGSSSTDEYYIHYDADTYQMKWLGYTMTYFSGEPSDKISWINYAEWNKVDEVLLPKAITWHKVEEGEVKEAAKTVNFENASISTQAQPKGFYSKPENAVTVQ, encoded by the coding sequence ATGATGAACAAACTTTACCTTTTGGTCTTGGTATTAGCAGTATTTTCATGTAAGCAAGCTCCTAATAAAGAAAAGGCTGCAGCCCCTGTAGATGAGGTTGTGAAAATGGTAGATTCGGATAAATATTCAACTGAGTTGAATAAAGTTTTTGAAGCTCATGGAGGTTTAAAAGCATGGAAAAGTTATAAAACTTTAATTTTTGAAATGCCCAAAGAAGGTTTCAATGAAGTTCAAACTATTGATCTTCACAAGAGATTCGATAAGATATCTACACCTGCTAATACTATAGGGTACGATGGAAAAGAAGTTTGGCTTTTGGACAAAACTGGTGATTATGAGGGTAAACCAAAGTTCTATCATAATTTAATGTTCTATTTCTATGCTATGCCATTTGTATTGTCCGATGATGGTATAAAATATGAAGAAGTAGATGCTATGGTTTATGAAGGTGTGTCTTACCCAGGTTATAAAATTTCTTATAATGCAGGAGTTGGGTCATCTTCTACGGATGAATATTATATTCATTATGATGCAGATACGTACCAAATGAAATGGTTGGGCTACACCATGACTTATTTTAGTGGTGAACCATCGGACAAAATTAGTTGGATCAACTATGCTGAATGGAACAAAGTCGATGAGGTGTTATTGCCTAAGGCAATTACTTGGCATAAAGTTGAGGAGGGAGAGGTTAAAGAAGCTGCTAAAACCGTTAATTTTGAAAACGCCAGTATATCTACTCAAGCGCAGCCAAAAGGGTTTTATTCCAAACCTGAGAATGCTGTAACGGTCCAGTAG